The following coding sequences are from one Prunus dulcis unplaced genomic scaffold, ALMONDv2, whole genome shotgun sequence window:
- the LOC117612933 gene encoding DNA repair protein XRCC3 homolog, whose translation MTPKNLMLLPLSTPKLSIGCPILDHCLGGGIACNSITELVGESGSGKTQLCLQLTVRAQLPPSHGGLGGSSIYIFTEFSFPFRRLQQLGNLYHASYPNLLRLEPLEDIYVHGVHDAQELIHVLGDIEAFIAIDHPRLPVKLIVIDSIAVLFRSQYQTTPADLKRRSEMFFNISGTLKGLANKYGLAVVVTNQVVDFIGPHHGVNGVRLGNLESLDTSGRRVSPALGLAWAHCINSRVFLARHEQSIEVDIRNAPSTSICSQTHRTFHLVFAPHLAYASAEFVIKKEGIVGESQ comes from the coding sequence ATGACACCCAAAAACCTCATGCTCCTTCCTCTTTCAACCCCTAAATTATCCATTGGATGCCCAATACTAGATCACTGCTTGGGGGGTGGGATAGCCTGCAACTCCATAACAGAATTAGTAGGGGAGAGTGGTTCTGGGAAGACGCAGCTTTGTCTCCAACTTACGGTGCGAGCTCAGCTCCCACCCTCACATGGCGGACTAGGGGGCTCCTCCATCTACATATTCACAGAATTCAGCTTCCCATTTCGTCGATTGCAACAACTAGGCAACCTTTATCATGCATCATACCCCAACTTATTAAGGTTGGAGCCATTGGAAGACATATATGTTCATGGTGTTCATGATGCTCAAGAACTCATCCATGTCCTTGGAGACATAGAAGCATTTATTGCCATTGATCACCCCCGCCTACCTGTGAAACTCATTGTCATTGATTCCATTGCTGTATTGTTCCGATCACAGTATCAGACAACACCGGCAGATTTGAAACGGCGGTCTGAAATGTTCTTCAACATATCTGGGACATTGAAGGGTTTAGCAAATAAGTATGGGTTGGCGGTGGTTGTCACCAACCAAGTGGTGGATTTTATTGGGCCCCATCATGGAGTGAATGGGGTGAGGTTGGGAAACTTGGAGTCCCTGGACACATCAGGCAGACGGGTGAGTCCAGCTTTGGGACTGGCTTGGGCACATTGCATAAATTCAAGAGTGTTCTTGGCAAGACATGAGCAATCTATTGAGGTTGACATTCGTAATGCTCCTTCAACAAGTATATGTAGTCAAACACATAGGACATTTCACCTTGTATTTGCCCCACATCTGGCCTATGCATCGGCCgaatttgtgataaaaaaagaaggtatagTCGGAGAATCACAGTAA
- the LOC117612934 gene encoding uncharacterized protein LOC117612934, with amino-acid sequence MGEKNRYNAVGVKDEEAYLDSWFSRSDWNPKITVGQIFSSKKTLLTELRLTALRGHFEFKVQFSCTKRLLVVCSQRPCPWRVRASRIGEYSFMIVRCTTVHECDLRFVSDKHRQATAALVASSLKRKLKDCRTIYTPSDIMRDVKHNFGCTIHYSKAWKARELALLSIRGSAEEAYYILPAYCYELERMNPGTKTDIRTDENNHFVYLFMAVGACIRGFRSSMRPVIAVDATHLKSKYKGVMFVANAFDGNLNIYPLAFGIGDLETDASWHWFFTKLHEAIGECPNLVIISDRNVSIENVWNKIFPTAQHGICFYHMKGNMKCTFKLKKRDHILMHFEKAAKSYSIAEFDGHFRKIERKEHVAQYLEEAGLHKWSRAHMDGRRYNVMTTNIEESINSVLRFARMLPVVHLIGEIVNLLVKWFTERRELDLNCTTTLCPNFGEKKLRNRLEDAARMNVVKVNNAQDNVLDGNMDGLVDLTNNSCSCRKFQLEQLPCKHVVAVCRFLKVSVYAKASRYYTRKTWMDAYSDSIYPVQPHGMWDTPEDVRSRVVLPPLARVMPGRRKKLRIPSQGEGSIRRKCSRCGSAGHNKSTCKNNIPLRNVS; translated from the coding sequence atgggtgaaaaaaaTCGGTATAATGCAGTCGGtgtaaaagatgaagaagcatATTTGGACAGCTGGTTTTCACGAAGCGATTGGAATCCGAAAATTACAGTTGGGcaaattttctctagtaaGAAAACATTGTTGACGGAGTTACGGTTGACGGCATTAAGAGGCCACTTTGAATTTAAGGTGCAATTCTCTTGCACTAAGaggttgcttgtggtttgttCTCAACGTCCATGCCCATGGCGGGTCCGAGCATCGAGAATTGGAGAATACAGCTTCATGATTGTGAGGTGTACAACTGTCCATGAATGTGATTTGAGGTTTGTAAGCGACAAGCATCGTCAAGCAACCGCAGCACTTGTAGCCAGTTCACTTAAAAGGAAGTTGAAGGATTGTCGGACAATATACACACCAAGTGACATTATGAGAGATGTGAAACACAACTTTGGTTGCACCATCCATTATTCGAAAGCTTGGAAAGCAAGGGAGTTAGCTCTATTGTCCATTAGAGGATCAGCGGAGGAGGcatattatatccttccagctTATTGCTATGAATTGGAGCGTATGAATCCCGGCACAAAAACAGACATCCGAACTGATGAGAACAATCactttgtgtatttatttatggcgGTTGGCGCATGCATTAGAGGGTTCCGTTCTTCCATGCGCCCAGTTATAGCCGTGGATGCCACTCATTTAAAATCCAAGTACAAGGGTGTTATGTTTGTAGCAAATGCATTCGATGGTAATCTAAATATATATCCTCTTGCttttgggatcggggatttggAGACGGATGCATCATGGCATTGGTTTTTCACTAAACTTCATGAAGCCATTGGTGAGTGTCCCAATCTTGTTATTATTTCTGATCGCAATGTTAGCATAGAGAATGTGTGGAACAAAATTTTTCCAACTGCACAACATGGCATATGCTTTTATCATATGAAGGGGAACATGAAATGcactttcaagttgaaaaagcGTGATCACATACTTATGCACTTTGAGAAGGCTGCGAAATCTTATTCCATTGCTGAATTTGATGGTCATTTTCGCAAGATCGAGCGAAAGGAACATGTTGCTCAATATCTTGAAGAGGCAGGGTTACATAAGTGGTCTAGAGCTCACATGGATGGACGCCGCTACAATGTAATGACAACAAATATTGAAGAGTCAATCAACTCAGTCCTTAGGTTTGCAAGAATGCTGCCAGTGGTTCATTTGATAGGGGAAATTGTTAATCTCCTTGTGAAATGGTTCACCGAACGTCGTGAGTTGGATTTGAATTGCACAACAACATTGTGCCCCAATTTTGGAGAGAAGAAGTTGAGGAACAGGTTGGAGGATGCTGCAAGGATGAATGTGGTTAAAGTGAATAATGCACAGGATAATGTTTTGGACGGTAATATGGACGGCCTCGTAGATTTGACGAACAACAGTTGTAGTTGTAGAAAGTTTCAGCTTGAGCAGCTACCTTGCAAGCATGTAGTTGCAGTTTGCCGCTTCTTGAAAGTAAGTGTATATGCAAAGGCTTCTCGGTATTACACTCGAAAAACCTGGATGGATGCTTATTCGGATAGCATCTACCCGGTACAACCTCACGGAATGTGGGATACTCCTGAAGATGTTCGAAGTCGAGTTGTGCTGCCTCCCTTGGCAAGGGTCATGCCAGGCAGACGAAAGAAGTTAAGAATTCCCTCGCAAGGAGAGGGCAGCATTAGAAGAAAGTGCTCAAGGTGCGGTTCTGCAGGCCACAATAAAAGCACCTGTAAAAACAATATTCCATTGCGCAATGTATCTTAG